A single window of Rhizobium indicum DNA harbors:
- a CDS encoding YggS family pyridoxal phosphate-dependent enzyme — MELQERLNDVRSRIAAGEREAGRPAGSVQLVAVSKTFEADAIRPAIEAGQRIFGENRVQESQGKWPALKAEHQDIELHLIGPLQSNKAADAVALFDVIETVDREKIARALAEEMKRQGKALRLYVQVNTGLEPQKAGIAPDDTPAFVALCRDELGFSIEGLMCIPPAEENPGPHFALLAKLALKCGVEKLSMGMSGDYGTAIAFGATSVRVGSAIFGTR; from the coding sequence ATGGAACTTCAAGAGCGCTTGAACGATGTGCGGTCGCGGATTGCGGCCGGGGAACGCGAGGCAGGTCGTCCGGCGGGTTCTGTTCAGCTCGTCGCGGTGTCGAAGACCTTCGAGGCGGACGCGATCCGCCCGGCCATCGAAGCCGGGCAGCGTATCTTCGGCGAGAACCGGGTGCAGGAAAGCCAGGGCAAGTGGCCGGCGCTGAAGGCAGAGCATCAGGATATCGAGCTGCATCTGATCGGACCGCTGCAATCGAACAAGGCGGCGGATGCTGTGGCGCTTTTCGACGTGATCGAAACGGTAGACCGGGAAAAGATCGCCCGCGCGCTTGCCGAGGAGATGAAGCGGCAAGGCAAGGCGCTGCGGCTCTATGTCCAGGTCAATACCGGGCTCGAACCGCAGAAGGCCGGCATCGCTCCTGACGACACGCCGGCCTTCGTCGCCCTCTGCCGCGACGAACTCGGCTTTTCGATCGAAGGTTTGATGTGCATTCCGCCGGCCGAGGAAAATCCCGGACCGCATTTCGCCCTGCTGGCTAAGCTCGCGCTCAAATGCGGCGTCGAAAAACTTTCCATGGGCATGTCGGGCGACTACGGGACGGCCATCGCCTTTGGCGCCACGAGCGTGCGTGTGGGATCAGCGATTTTCGGCACGCGCTGA
- the leuS gene encoding leucine--tRNA ligase, translated as MATERYNPRDAEPRWQQKWNEDKVFETDNADPREKYYVLEMFPYPSGRIHMGHVRNYAMGDVVARYKRARGYNVLHPMGWDAFGMPAENAAMERGVHPASWTHQNIGSMKAQLKAMGLSLDWSREFATCDVEYYQHQQHLFLDFLEKGLVYRKQSKVNWDPVDNTVLANEQVIDGRGWRSGALVEQRELTQWFFKITDFSQDLLDALDTLDQWPEKVRVMQKNWIGRSEGLTIRWEIVPETTPAGESEVTVYTTRPDTLFGASFLAIAADHPLAKDAAAKNPDIEAFCEECRRAGTSLAALETAEKKGMDTGIRVRHPLDPSWKLPVYIANFVLMDYGTGAIFGCPSGDQRDLDFARKYDLPVVAVVMPRDGDAASFSVGDTAYDGDGVMINSRFLDGKTTEEAFNIVADRLSAASLGNAPQGERKVNFRLRDWGISRQRYWGCPIPVIHCDDCGVVPVPKADLPVKLPDDVTFDQPGNPLDRHPTWRHVPCPNCGKDARRETDTMDTFVDSSWYFTRFTAPWEEKPTDPEAANRWLPVDQYIGGIEHAILHLLYSRFFTRAMRETGHVAATEPFKGLFTQGMVVHETYSRGAGASREWVAPADIRIDELDGKRRAFLLTNNEEVAIGSIEKMSKSKKNVVDPDDIIASYGADTARFFVLSDSPPERDVIWSEAGVEGAHRFTQRLWRLISEAADALSAVVPAPATDGEALSISQAAHKTLKAVENDYDKLWFNKAVARIYELVNALAAPMTRVAAGEGDAIYRAAVRDAAEILIQLVSPMTPHLAEECWAALGNEGLLARTSWPRYDEALVIENDVVLPVQINGKKRAELTISRDADQNAVTDAVLDLDAVKNALNGQAPKKIIVVPQRIVNIVV; from the coding sequence ATGGCCACCGAACGTTATAATCCGCGCGATGCCGAGCCCCGCTGGCAGCAGAAATGGAATGAAGACAAGGTCTTCGAGACCGACAATGCCGATCCGCGCGAAAAATATTACGTCCTCGAAATGTTCCCCTATCCCTCGGGGCGCATCCATATGGGTCATGTCCGCAATTACGCCATGGGCGATGTCGTCGCCCGCTACAAGCGCGCCCGCGGTTACAACGTGCTGCATCCGATGGGCTGGGACGCCTTCGGCATGCCGGCGGAGAATGCCGCCATGGAGCGCGGCGTGCATCCCGCCTCCTGGACGCACCAGAACATTGGCTCGATGAAGGCGCAGCTGAAGGCCATGGGTCTTTCGCTGGACTGGAGCCGCGAATTCGCCACCTGCGACGTCGAATATTATCAGCACCAGCAGCATCTCTTCCTGGATTTCCTGGAGAAGGGCCTGGTCTATCGCAAGCAGTCGAAGGTCAACTGGGATCCAGTCGATAACACCGTGCTCGCCAACGAACAGGTGATCGATGGCCGCGGCTGGCGTTCCGGCGCGCTGGTCGAACAGCGTGAACTGACACAATGGTTCTTCAAGATCACCGACTTCAGCCAGGATCTGCTGGACGCGCTGGATACGCTCGACCAGTGGCCGGAAAAAGTGCGGGTGATGCAGAAGAACTGGATCGGCCGTTCGGAAGGCCTGACGATCCGCTGGGAGATCGTGCCGGAAACGACACCTGCCGGCGAGAGCGAAGTCACGGTCTATACGACCCGGCCGGACACGCTGTTCGGCGCTTCCTTCTTGGCAATCGCCGCCGATCATCCGCTGGCGAAGGATGCTGCCGCGAAGAACCCTGATATCGAAGCCTTCTGCGAAGAGTGCCGCCGCGCCGGCACCTCGCTCGCAGCACTCGAGACCGCCGAAAAGAAGGGTATGGATACCGGTATCCGCGTCCGGCACCCGCTCGATCCTTCCTGGAAGCTGCCGGTCTATATCGCCAATTTCGTTTTGATGGATTATGGCACCGGCGCGATCTTCGGCTGCCCCTCGGGCGACCAGCGCGACCTTGATTTTGCACGAAAATATGACCTGCCGGTGGTGGCCGTCGTCATGCCGAGGGATGGCGATGCCGCAAGCTTCTCCGTTGGCGACACCGCCTATGACGGTGATGGCGTGATGATCAATTCACGCTTCCTCGACGGCAAGACCACCGAAGAAGCCTTCAATATCGTCGCCGACCGGCTGTCGGCCGCTTCGCTCGGCAATGCGCCGCAGGGCGAACGCAAGGTCAATTTCCGTCTGCGCGACTGGGGTATTTCCCGCCAGCGTTATTGGGGCTGCCCGATCCCGGTCATCCATTGCGATGATTGCGGTGTCGTGCCGGTGCCGAAGGCGGACCTGCCGGTCAAGCTGCCCGACGACGTCACCTTCGACCAGCCGGGCAATCCGCTCGACCGTCATCCGACCTGGCGCCACGTCCCCTGCCCGAACTGCGGCAAGGATGCCCGCCGCGAGACGGATACGATGGACACCTTCGTCGATTCGAGCTGGTATTTCACCCGCTTCACCGCGCCCTGGGAAGAAAAGCCGACCGATCCGGAGGCGGCAAACCGCTGGTTGCCGGTCGACCAGTATATCGGCGGCATCGAGCACGCGATCCTGCACTTGCTCTATTCCCGCTTCTTCACCCGCGCCATGCGCGAGACCGGTCACGTCGCGGCCACCGAACCCTTCAAGGGTCTCTTCACCCAGGGCATGGTGGTCCACGAAACCTATAGCCGCGGCGCCGGCGCCAGCCGCGAATGGGTGGCTCCCGCCGATATCCGTATCGATGAACTCGATGGAAAACGCCGGGCTTTCCTGCTGACGAACAACGAAGAAGTTGCGATCGGCTCGATCGAGAAAATGTCGAAATCGAAGAAGAACGTCGTCGATCCCGACGATATCATCGCCTCCTACGGCGCCGATACCGCTCGTTTCTTCGTTCTGTCCGACTCCCCGCCAGAGCGTGATGTCATCTGGTCCGAGGCAGGCGTCGAGGGCGCCCATCGTTTCACCCAGCGTCTGTGGCGCTTGATTTCCGAAGCAGCGGATGCGCTCTCCGCCGTGGTACCTGCGCCGGCCACCGATGGGGAAGCCTTGTCGATCTCGCAGGCCGCCCACAAGACGCTGAAGGCTGTCGAGAACGACTATGACAAGCTGTGGTTCAACAAGGCCGTTGCCCGAATTTACGAACTTGTCAACGCGCTGGCCGCACCGATGACGAGAGTTGCGGCAGGCGAGGGCGATGCCATCTATCGCGCGGCGGTGCGCGATGCCGCCGAGATCCTGATTCAGCTCGTCTCTCCGATGACGCCGCATCTGGCTGAGGAGTGCTGGGCCGCGCTTGGCAATGAAGGCCTGCTTGCCCGGACAAGCTGGCCGCGATACGACGAAGCACTCGTCATCGAAAACGATGTCGTCCTGCCGGTACAGATCAATGGCAAGAAACGCGCTGAATTGACAATTTCTCGCGATGCAGATCAGAATGCCGTCACCGACGCCGTGCTGGATCTGGATGCGGTGAAGAACGCGCTGAACGGACAGGCACCGAAGAAGATCATCGTGGTTCCCCAAAGGAT